The nucleotide window TTGATCCGTGACTACGCAGCGAAGAATCCGACTATTGATGGTCAACCGACGATTGGCTTTACTACACTGGCTTCTGACTGGCGGACGTTCCCATTGCTTAATCCACCAGAGCATCTTACGGGCCATCCCAATGATGGCGGTGTAGTTGTAGACGAGAATGGAGTGGCGAGTGTCTTTGCCGACAAGGACATCTCCAAACGGTATTATAAGGAACTGAACACATTGTATAATGATGGATTGCTGGATAAAGAAGCTTTTGTTCAGAACTACGATCAATACTTGGCCAAAATCTCATCAGGACGTGTGCTTAGTATGTTCGACCAGCACTGGAATTTCCAAGCCGGCGAAGACCCACTCGTAGCACAGGGGAAAATTGGCCAGACATACGTAGGCTTCCCGCTTGTCTATGATACAAGTATCACAGATCATTATCTGGATCGTCCGGTCATTAACTTGAACAATGGTTTTGGTATCAGTAAAGATGCCGAAGACCCTGTCGCACTCATCAAATTCCTCGATAAGCTTATGGACGAGAAGTACCAGAAGCTCCTGTCATGGGGTGAAGAGGGTGTAGATTATCAGGTAAATGAAGAGGGAAGATTCTATCGTACCCCAGAGCAACGGACAGAGCAGGAAGATCCGGCATGGAGACTGGTTAACAAAGCAGAAGGTTTCTATGCTGCGGCACCGAAGCTGGAAGGAACATTTGAAGATGGCAATGCGATTGGAGCGATCAACCAACCTGAGGAATTCTATGACAACCTCAAACCGGAAGATAAAGAACTTCTGGACGCATACGGCTTCAAAACATGGAGTGACTTCTTCTCTCCTGCACCAGAGAATCCGGTGTACTATCCAGCATGGCAGGTCGATCTGAAAGAAGGCTCTGATGCTGCGGTAGCGAACAAGCAAATGACAGACACTTCCTTGAAATTCTTGCCTAAAGCGATCATGTCAAAACCGGATGAGTTTGATAACATTTGGACCGAATATGTAGACGCTTACAAGAAGATTAATGTGAAATCGTATGAAGATCGAATAAATGAACAATTGAAATGGAGAATCGAGAACTGGTCTGTTAAATAAAAAAATGCGGCAATGATTCTCTCGGAAGGTATCAACCAAAGGATTACTCAGGCGAGTGCCTTCCGAGGACATCATGCTTAAAGTCGCTGCAAGCCAATAGGAGGAGTGAAAGATGGCGAACACGCCTGGAGCCATACCAGAGCAAACCACCCGTACAGTCGTTCCCAAAGCACCACTGTTAAAACGAATGCGTGGACAAAGACAACTCATGTTCATGTCATTGCCCATCGTTGCGTACATTCTCGTATTCTCGTATTATCCCATTTGGGGCTGGGTTATGGCCTTTCAGAATTACAGTCCTGCGAAGAGTTTCACGCAGCAGGAATGGGTCGGGCTCAAACACTTTAAGTTTTTGCTAACAGACGATGCATTTCTTAACGTGCTTCGTAATACCATTGCGATGAGCGTCATCAATATGGTGCTCGGATTTGCGACAGCAATTATATTTGCCATTTTACTTAATGAGATCAAACATAAGTTATATAAACGAACCATTCAAACGATATCGTATTTGCCTCACTTTCTCTCATGGATCATTGTGACAGGCATCGTGGCAAGCTCCTTGTCTGTAGACGGCGGGATTGTCAATGTGGTGCTCATGAAGCTGCATATCATTCAAGAACCTATCATGTGGCTTAGCGTTCCGGAATACTTCTGGGGCATTGTAGGCGCATCCCATGTATGGAAAGAAGTTGGCTGGAATGCCATTATTTATTTGGCGGCCATCACGTCTATCGATCCATCCCTCTATGAAGCGGCAGAGATTGATGGTGCGAACCGATATAAGAAAATGCTGTATGTGACCTTACCCGGAATCAAATCCATTGTTATCATCTTGCTGATCATGAATATGGGCTGGATTTTGGAAGCTGGATTCGAAGTTCAGTATCTGTTGGGTAATGGTGTGGTTGTGGACTGGTCACAGACGATAGATATATTTGTCCTGAAATACGGACTACAGATCGGGAACTATTCTTTGGCTACTGCGGCAGGTATCTTCAAAACAGTAGTTAGTATCACGCTGATCTTTGCGGCGAATTCAATTTCCAAACGACTCGGGGAAGACCGATTAATATAAGGGGGACTAGAGATGGGAATCAATAAATCTCGGCTTGAACCGATTGTCTTCCATACGTTAAATGGTATACTGATGATCGCAATCGCGATTGTTACCCTGTATCCGTTTGTGAATACACTCGCCGTATCGTTCAATGCTGGTAATGACACCATCCGGGGTGGGATATATCTGTGGCCTCGGGTATGGACAGATCAAAACTACAGAGCAGTATTTGCAGGAGGGACCATCTTCAGCGCCTTTGGCATCTCGGTGGCGAGAACGGTTTTAGGAACAGTCTTAAGTCTGTTTCTGACCTCCATGCTAGCATACACACTAAGTCGGAAAGATTATATATTACGTAAACCAATCACCATCTTCGTTGTACTTACGATGTATTTCAGTGCAGGACTTATTCCAACGTATTTCTTGATGAAAGATTTACATTTGTTAAACAACTTC belongs to Paenibacillus sp. FSL H8-0079 and includes:
- a CDS encoding ABC transporter permease subunit, producing the protein MANTPGAIPEQTTRTVVPKAPLLKRMRGQRQLMFMSLPIVAYILVFSYYPIWGWVMAFQNYSPAKSFTQQEWVGLKHFKFLLTDDAFLNVLRNTIAMSVINMVLGFATAIIFAILLNEIKHKLYKRTIQTISYLPHFLSWIIVTGIVASSLSVDGGIVNVVLMKLHIIQEPIMWLSVPEYFWGIVGASHVWKEVGWNAIIYLAAITSIDPSLYEAAEIDGANRYKKMLYVTLPGIKSIVIILLIMNMGWILEAGFEVQYLLGNGVVVDWSQTIDIFVLKYGLQIGNYSLATAAGIFKTVVSITLIFAANSISKRLGEDRLI
- a CDS encoding ABC transporter substrate-binding protein, whose amino-acid sequence is MGGLKKKKLWGSVSLVLALSLALAGCSGDNEKATTPDGKEVLNISAFIGTPNQAPAKDNRIYKKIQDELGVNLEMEFLVGDLQQKLGVMIAGGDFPDLITADTKLVSAGAVIPLEDLIEEHAPNLKKHFGKDWNRMKDSSDGHIYWLPNYGVYTGEFISNYYSGPAFWIQKSVLKDAGYPTPKTLDEFTQLIRDYAAKNPTIDGQPTIGFTTLASDWRTFPLLNPPEHLTGHPNDGGVVVDENGVASVFADKDISKRYYKELNTLYNDGLLDKEAFVQNYDQYLAKISSGRVLSMFDQHWNFQAGEDPLVAQGKIGQTYVGFPLVYDTSITDHYLDRPVINLNNGFGISKDAEDPVALIKFLDKLMDEKYQKLLSWGEEGVDYQVNEEGRFYRTPEQRTEQEDPAWRLVNKAEGFYAAAPKLEGTFEDGNAIGAINQPEEFYDNLKPEDKELLDAYGFKTWSDFFSPAPENPVYYPAWQVDLKEGSDAAVANKQMTDTSLKFLPKAIMSKPDEFDNIWTEYVDAYKKINVKSYEDRINEQLKWRIENWSVK